ACTGCCACTTTGTCACAAAGTTCTGCTACTACTCCAATATCGTGAGTTATAACCATCCCCGTAAGTGACAGTTGCCTTACAAGTTGTTTGATTTCTTCTATTATCTGTCCCTGGGTTACAACGTCCAAAGCTGTTGTAGCTTCATCAAGAATAATGAATTTCGGAAAATTCACTAGAGACAGAGCTATCATTACTCTCTGCATCATACCTCCAGATAATTCATGTGGGTAAGATCTTAGCACCCTGTTCGGAAGATTCACCATCTTTAGAAGTTTTTCCAATCTGTCTTTTATGTCTTTCTTGGACATCTCCGGATTGTGAATTCTAACTGCCTCTTCTACCTGACCACCAACACGATGAACAGGGCTTAAAGCATTCATGGACTTCTGAAATACAATAGAAAACTCTTTCCACCTAATTTTCTTGATAGCCTCATCTGACATCGATATGAGATCGTAACCCAGCAGATTTATCTGTCCTGATTTTATATAAGCGTTTGCTGGCAAAAGCCTGACTATCGCATGAGCAAGCGTACTCTTGCCTGATCCTGATTCTCCAACCACTCCAACAAATTCACCCTTTTTGATATTAAGGCTCACATTATCAACTGCATGTATCTCTTTTCGAGCAACTCGATAACGAACCGTTAGATTTTCAATTCTGAGAACGGAACTCATTGTGATTCCACCTCGCTAAGTCTTGGATAAAGAGCATACTGTAATCCATCGCCAATAAA
This genomic interval from Kosmotoga pacifica contains the following:
- a CDS encoding ABC transporter ATP-binding protein, which translates into the protein MSSVLRIENLTVRYRVARKEIHAVDNVSLNIKKGEFVGVVGESGSGKSTLAHAIVRLLPANAYIKSGQINLLGYDLISMSDEAIKKIRWKEFSIVFQKSMNALSPVHRVGGQVEEAVRIHNPEMSKKDIKDRLEKLLKMVNLPNRVLRSYPHELSGGMMQRVMIALSLVNFPKFIILDEATTALDVVTQGQIIEEIKQLVRQLSLTGMVITHDIGVVAELCDKVAVMYAGKLVEYGTKDDTIHNPYHPYTKALISSLPEFVEKRGNLTVIPGSLPDLSQPPKGCIFAPRCPIAEKLCFEKTPQLIDVDSRQVACFKAKEVIA